One genomic region from Salvelinus fontinalis isolate EN_2023a chromosome 18, ASM2944872v1, whole genome shotgun sequence encodes:
- the LOC129815252 gene encoding uncharacterized protein LOC129815252, producing MFRNMNREEHFSGVKTPPSTPAGHGVASLRQPNQERSWMGIFSAVSRPALSFLQKYIPWRPSTPALPDNVTGWVSGDFKDNFVEAESTFLGQLDDVLPGTQHHAHHLSYLQYQHGGPGLVASGNSTPSWLTADSLYELGIQNAAEMDLNIRQQTPVGYLAIARGFLSHVLLNAASAQEMKHTEQGHVLGGNGWSSDAVSARENSTAGNWWGGLWGTSSAQGWLSNLSWRKEGTGENNSNGHCFQPECGTKARVTKPTGLFAQIDDSESMEGKSTGASCNKEEPTDNGSLQTATWSESLPFPDSFSLDHRETVGNSDHLVRVGAVTACSEVAVFTPDQDNGYSSLEEGQSTSRLYMLRPPIEELQGITEMKEETIPSDTPTQGSSGESGPERDASNQREVGETAATGGMELEEEEEIEDSDFSDSEEEKTAAEGPSVSTTALPPSTPQCSNKAIAYIMGSPCSDDSQSDDSLSEEDDDGFDSEGSSEFSNSELLDDDEEEGDSETERLWNSLCQSRDPYNPQNFTALLTTPKTIHSTSTATTACSTHTSPSEQPPSPLSSSPSPAEEFGSESSSSEVDEAESLRLWDSFSTTSDPYSPFNFQALLRTREPVWTRAKAGTGACCKKSSKTTPRHGQGQGQSHSPPQYRKEEAEERLDSGFSEILPTPEITTTACVTVKKVGFRDEVDEFYASEDDEDRRGPWEELARDRCRFLRRVQEVEESIGYVFSSTFRLTVCQRLQHHS from the exons ATGTTTAGAAACATGAATCGCGAGGAACACTTTTCTGGTGTGAAGACGCCTCCATCCACTCCCGCCGGGCATGGAGTGGCCTCTCTCCGGCAACCAAACCAGGAGCGCTCGTGGATGGGCATATTCTCCGCGGTTTCTAGGCCTGCCCTGTCATTTCTGCAAAAGTATATACCATGGCGCCCTAGTACTCCTGCCCTGCCTGACAATGTGACAGGGTGGGTCAGTGGGGATTTCAAAGATAACTTTGTAGAGGCAGAAAGCACATTTTTAGGACAACTGGACGACGTCTTGCCTGGAACTCAACACCATGCACATCATCTATCGTACCTGCAATACCAGCATGGTGGCCCTGGGCTAGTAGCGTCAGGTAATAGTACTCCGAGTTGGTTGACAGCAGATTCTCTTTACGAGTTAGGGATTCAAAATGCTGCTGAAATGGACTTAAATATAAGGCAACAAACTCCGGTAGGATACCTCGCAATCGCGAGAGGTTTTCTCAGTCATGTTTTGTTGAACGCAGCGTCGGCTCAGGAAATGAAACACACGGAGCAAGGGCATGTACTCGGTGGGAACGGTTGGTCATCTGACGCAGTGTCAGCCAGAGAAAATAGTACCGCTGGTAACTGGTGGGGTGGGCTTTGGGGAACCAGTAGCGCTCAAGGGTGGCTGTCAAATTTGTCTTGGAGAAAAGAGGGCACTGGGGAAAACAACAGTAATGGTCATTGTTTTCAACCAGAGTGTGGTACAAAGGCTAGAGTTACCAAGCCAACAGGGCTGTTTGCACAGATCGATGATAGCGAATCAATGGAAGGCAAAAGCACTGGCGCCTCCTGCAACAAAGAGGAGCCAACTGACAATGGAAGCCTTCAAACGGCCACCTGGTCAGAGTCTCTCCCTTTCCCTGACAGTTTCTCGTTAGATCACCGGGAAACAGTCGGTAACAGTGATCATCTTGTCAGAGTTGGAGCTGTCACTGCCTGCAGTGAGGTGGCAGTTTTTACCCCTGACCAGGACAATGGCTATTCCAGTCTGGAAGAAGGACAATCCACCTCCAGACTGTACATGTTAAGGCCTCCCATTGAAGAGCTACAGGGGATCACAGAGATGAAGGAAGAGACCATCCCATCTGACACACCAACACAGGGGAGCTCTGGAGAGAGTGGACCAGAGAGGGATGCATCCAATCAGAGAGAAGTGGGTGAGACTGCTGCCACTGGAGGGATGGAattagaggaggaggaagagattgaGGACTCTGACTTCTCAGACTCTGAGGAAGAGAAAACGGCGGCTGAGGGTCCATCGGTGTCTACCACCGCTctgcccccctccaccccccagtGCAGTAACAAGGCCATCGCCTACATCATGGGCAGCCCCTGCAGCGACGACAGCCAATCAGACGACTCACTCAGTGAGGAGGATGACGATGGTTTCGACAGTGAAGGCTCGTCAGAATTCTCCAATTCCGAGTTGTTGGATGACGATGAAGAGGAGGGTGATTCTGAGACTGAAAGACTGTGGAACTCACTGTGCCAAAGCAGGGACCCCTACAACCCCCAAAACTTCACTGCCCTCCTTACCACCCCCAAGACCATCCACTCCACCTCTACAGCCACCACAGCCTGCTCCACTCACACCTCACCCTCAGAGcaacctccctctcccctctcttcttccccctctcctgcGGAGGAGTTTGGCTCAGAGTCCAGCAGCAGTGAGGTGGATGAGGCTGAGAGCCTGAGGCTGTGGGACTCCTTCAGCACCACCTCAGACCCCTACAGCCCATTCAACTTCCAGGCCCTGCTCAGGACTAGAGAGCCAGTCTGGACCAGGGCAAAAGCAGGGACAGGGGCGTGCTGTAAGAAGAGCAGCAAGACAACCCCCCGTCATGGACAGGGCCAGGGACAGAGCCACTCACCCCCCCAGTACAggaaggaggaggcagaggagagactgGACAGTGGCTTCTCAGAGATCCTTCCCACCCCAGAGATCACCACCACGGCCTGCGTCACAGTCAAAAAG gttggTTTCCGTGATGAGGTGGATGAGTTTTACGCCAGCGAGGACGATGAGGACAGGCGTGGGCCGTGGGAGGAGCTAGCCAGAGACCGCTGTCGCTTCCTCCGCCGTGTTCAAGAGGTGGAGGAGAGCATCGGCTACGTGTTCAGCTCCACCTTCCGCCTCACCGTCTGCCAGAGACTACAACACCACAgctga